One Qiania dongpingensis genomic window carries:
- the ptsP gene encoding phosphoenolpyruvate--protein phosphotransferase yields the protein MERYTGKSIVKGIAIGRILFYSKGENPVVRGKVEDCAAEIERYEAAKAQAAKELDRLFQKALKEVGEVNAAVFEVHAMMLEDEDFNDSVRNIINSQQVNAEYAVAATGDNFSRMFSEMEDDYFQARAADVKDISERLVSVLEGKERSGYLGGEPVIVAAHDLAPSETVQMDKEKLLAFVTEYGSANSHTAILARTMNIPALIGVPIQKEWNGKLAIVDGYSGTLYLEPGEKILKLMRVKMEEDERSAELLQQLKGKESVTKDGKKVQLYANIGSVSDMVSVFANDAEGIGLFRSEFLYLEKEDYPTEEELFQAYKSVAEMMAGKKVIIRTLDIGADKQVEYFHMEKEENPAMGYRAIRLCLDRPAVFKTQLRAIFRASVFGNVSVMYPMIISVDEVRKIKELVEEVKKELRAEDIAYKDIEQGIMIETPAAALISDLLASEVDFFSVGTNDLTQYTLAIDRQNAKLDAHYDAHHPAVLRMLRMVVENGHKGGCWVGICGELGADISLTEEFLRMGVDELSVSPSRVLSVRKEIRRSDLSVPKTDKNA from the coding sequence ATGGAACGGTATACGGGAAAGTCGATTGTTAAAGGAATTGCCATTGGCAGGATTCTTTTCTATTCCAAGGGAGAAAATCCGGTCGTGCGTGGAAAAGTAGAAGACTGTGCGGCAGAAATTGAACGGTATGAGGCGGCCAAGGCACAGGCGGCGAAGGAATTGGACAGGCTGTTTCAGAAAGCTCTCAAGGAAGTAGGCGAAGTGAATGCGGCTGTTTTTGAGGTGCACGCGATGATGCTGGAGGATGAGGATTTCAACGACTCTGTCCGTAACATCATCAATTCCCAGCAGGTAAACGCAGAGTATGCGGTGGCGGCCACGGGGGACAATTTTTCCAGAATGTTTTCGGAGATGGAGGATGATTATTTCCAGGCAAGAGCCGCCGATGTAAAGGATATCTCAGAGCGGCTGGTTTCTGTTCTGGAAGGGAAGGAACGGTCCGGATATCTGGGAGGAGAGCCGGTCATAGTGGCGGCGCACGATTTGGCCCCCAGTGAAACCGTTCAGATGGATAAGGAAAAGCTCCTGGCTTTTGTGACAGAGTATGGCTCCGCGAATTCCCATACGGCTATTTTGGCCAGGACCATGAACATACCGGCGCTCATAGGAGTCCCGATCCAGAAGGAATGGAACGGGAAGCTGGCCATAGTAGACGGCTACAGCGGGACCCTGTATCTGGAGCCCGGGGAGAAGATCCTGAAGCTGATGCGTGTAAAAATGGAAGAGGATGAAAGAAGCGCTGAGCTCCTTCAGCAGCTGAAGGGAAAAGAAAGTGTCACAAAAGACGGAAAGAAAGTCCAATTGTATGCCAATATCGGAAGCGTATCCGATATGGTCAGCGTCTTCGCCAATGACGCGGAAGGGATCGGCCTTTTCCGCAGTGAATTCCTGTATTTGGAAAAAGAGGATTATCCTACAGAGGAAGAGCTGTTTCAGGCATACAAATCTGTGGCGGAAATGATGGCGGGGAAAAAGGTCATCATACGGACTTTGGATATAGGAGCGGACAAGCAGGTGGAATATTTCCATATGGAGAAAGAAGAAAATCCCGCCATGGGATACCGCGCTATCCGGCTGTGCCTGGACCGGCCGGCGGTATTCAAGACGCAGCTGAGAGCTATTTTCCGTGCAAGTGTCTTTGGAAATGTATCGGTCATGTATCCTATGATCATTTCTGTGGATGAGGTCCGAAAAATCAAGGAGCTTGTGGAAGAGGTCAAAAAAGAGCTGAGGGCAGAGGATATCGCCTATAAGGATATAGAACAGGGCATTATGATCGAGACGCCTGCCGCCGCCCTCATCAGCGACTTGCTGGCGTCTGAGGTGGATTTTTTCAGTGTCGGGACCAATGACCTCACTCAGTATACGCTGGCCATAGACCGGCAGAATGCCAAACTGGACGCGCATTATGACGCACATCATCCCGCCGTCCTCCGGATGCTGCGGATGGTCGTGGAAAACGGACATAAAGGAGGCTGCTGGGTAGGAATCTGCGGAGAGCTGGGAGCGGATATTTCGCTGACAGAAGAATTCTTAAGAATGGGAGTGGACGAGCTGTCGGTATCTCCCTCCAGAGTCCTTTCCGTGAGAAAAGAAATCCGGAGGTCCGACTTGTCCGTTCCAAAGACGGATAAAAATGCCTGA
- a CDS encoding HPr family phosphocarrier protein: MKSFTYVITDEVGIHARPAGVLAKEAKSLDSKVFLEAGGKKAEATRLLAVMGMGVKKGMEITVTVEGGDEEAAAAKLEAFFKANL; the protein is encoded by the coding sequence ATGAAATCATTTACTTATGTGATCACAGATGAGGTAGGCATCCATGCAAGACCGGCCGGAGTGCTGGCGAAGGAAGCCAAGTCGCTTGATTCAAAGGTGTTTCTGGAAGCTGGCGGAAAGAAAGCGGAGGCGACCAGACTTTTGGCGGTGATGGGAATGGGCGTAAAGAAGGGCATGGAGATAACGGTAACGGTTGAAGGCGGAGACGAAGAGGCGGCGGCAGCGAAGCTGGAAGCATTTTTTAAAGCAAATCTGTAA
- a CDS encoding glycoside hydrolase family 32 protein yields the protein MNVLGQALKYGVEKIEEAGIPQAEQDSYRLKFHLMPPAGWLNDPNGLCQSRGLYHVFFQYSPFDVNGGLKIWGHYTSRDLLRWNYEGTPLLPDSPYDCHGVYSGSALTEEDGALKIFYTGNVKHEGAYDYIKEGREANTIYCTSEDGYTFGSKRCVLTGEDYPEDYTCHIRDPKVWKQDGSYYMVLGGRKKGEKERGAILLYRSGDGLHWRIYREMSTEAPFGYMWECPDMFCTGGEWVLSISPQGLPREKFRFQNIYQAGYFLTGSRKMPDILLPEQFIEWDMGFDFYAPQTFEDEKGRRLLIGWIGMPDSSREYGNPTTDFGWQHALTVPRQVTAGKGRLLQAPAEELESLRNRESIPEDGKWTLDSGTAFDMIITDIGSRPFCLVLSEGLELRFSDGVFQMVFLENEAGRKMGAGRTMRQARIPELGKLRILADTSVLELYLNNGEYVFTTRYYPEGKITVEVKSPCASCRLWEMGAMEISYF from the coding sequence ATGAATGTATTGGGACAGGCACTGAAATACGGAGTGGAAAAAATAGAAGAAGCGGGGATTCCGCAGGCGGAACAGGACTCTTATCGTCTTAAATTTCACCTGATGCCGCCTGCCGGATGGCTCAATGATCCAAACGGCCTGTGTCAGAGCCGCGGACTCTATCATGTGTTTTTTCAATATTCCCCATTTGATGTGAATGGAGGTCTGAAGATCTGGGGACATTACACCAGCAGGGATTTATTGCGCTGGAATTATGAAGGGACCCCGCTGCTTCCGGACAGCCCCTATGACTGTCATGGCGTGTATTCCGGATCTGCTCTGACAGAAGAGGACGGCGCGCTTAAAATATTTTATACGGGAAATGTAAAGCATGAAGGCGCCTATGACTATATAAAGGAAGGCAGGGAAGCAAACACAATCTATTGTACCAGCGAAGACGGGTATACCTTTGGATCTAAGCGCTGTGTTCTGACCGGAGAGGATTATCCCGAAGACTATACCTGCCATATCCGGGACCCGAAGGTGTGGAAGCAGGACGGAAGCTATTATATGGTCCTGGGAGGCAGGAAAAAGGGAGAAAAAGAACGGGGAGCCATCCTGCTGTACCGTTCTGGGGACGGTCTTCACTGGAGAATTTATCGGGAAATGTCCACAGAAGCCCCTTTTGGTTACATGTGGGAATGTCCGGATATGTTCTGCACAGGCGGAGAATGGGTCTTGTCCATTTCACCGCAGGGACTTCCCAGAGAAAAATTTCGGTTTCAGAATATCTATCAGGCCGGATATTTTCTGACCGGGAGCCGAAAGATGCCGGACATCCTTTTGCCGGAACAATTTATAGAATGGGACATGGGATTCGACTTTTATGCGCCTCAGACCTTTGAAGATGAAAAGGGAAGACGGCTGCTGATCGGATGGATTGGAATGCCGGATTCCAGCCGGGAGTACGGAAATCCCACTACGGATTTTGGCTGGCAGCATGCTCTTACGGTTCCGAGGCAGGTGACGGCAGGAAAAGGCCGTCTGCTCCAGGCGCCGGCGGAAGAATTGGAGAGTCTGCGGAATAGGGAAAGTATTCCGGAGGATGGAAAGTGGACTTTAGATTCAGGCACTGCATTTGACATGATAATCACGGATATTGGGAGCCGGCCGTTCTGTCTGGTACTTTCCGAGGGCCTGGAACTGCGGTTTTCTGACGGCGTTTTTCAAATGGTTTTTTTGGAAAATGAGGCCGGAAGAAAAATGGGAGCAGGGCGGACCATGCGCCAGGCAAGAATCCCGGAACTTGGGAAACTGCGTATCCTTGCAGATACTTCCGTACTGGAGCTGTATCTGAACAATGGAGAATACGTTTTCACCACCAGATATTACCCGGAAGGAAAAATAACGGTGGAGGTCAAAAGCCCCTGTGCATCCTGCCGATTGTGGGAGATGGGAGCGATGGAGATATCCTACTTTTAA
- a CDS encoding PTS beta-glucoside transporter subunit IIBCA: MDYRKAAQGVYDGIGGRDNIVSAAHCATRLRLVIADNDKCDKEAIENTEGVKGVFFSSGQLQVIFGTGTVNKVFEEFISIAGISGASKEEVKQAASARQSPWKRMIKTLGDVFVPIIPAIVASGLLMGLLEGLSKIFPAMAQSGTYTIIHLFSNAAFVFLPILIGISAAKTFGGNIYLGAVIGMIMIHTDLLNAWSVASAETIPTAAAWFGLYDIRLVGYQGHVIPVVIAVWFMSKLEKKLHKIIPEIIDLFVTPLVTVLVTGYVTLTIFGPVFSWIETGVLNGVQYLITLPFGIGSALAGAIYAPTVVAGVHHMYNALEAGLLSANNLNTWMPIATAANVAQGAAALALAVKTKNKKLKSTAFPSSLSAFMGITEPAIFGINLRYTKCFAAGCIGGFCGALVAGITGIGASAYGITGIFGYLITTEYAIPYTLVMAVSFAVAFGISWLLYKEPKPETARESKTMEAGKAADEISEAPDGAVQKMVGKEAGPAKEIVYSPLSGKVIPMREVPDETFAAEVLGKGFAVHPEEGTVTAPFDGTVETVYETGHAIGLTGKGGAELLIHVGINTVELNGTYFEVHVSEGDEVKTGQVLLTFDLEKIRKAGYDLTTPVIVTNTDDYQTVAPNLSVTGKRSEPVLELERI, from the coding sequence ATGGATTACAGAAAAGCGGCACAGGGCGTCTATGACGGGATTGGCGGAAGGGATAATATCGTATCAGCGGCTCATTGTGCTACAAGGCTTCGCTTAGTCATAGCAGATAATGACAAATGTGACAAAGAAGCCATCGAAAATACAGAAGGAGTGAAAGGGGTGTTTTTTTCCTCCGGACAGCTTCAGGTCATTTTCGGCACGGGTACAGTCAACAAGGTGTTTGAAGAATTCATTTCCATCGCCGGCATTTCCGGCGCCAGCAAAGAAGAAGTGAAACAGGCGGCCTCCGCCAGGCAGAGCCCTTGGAAACGGATGATCAAGACCCTTGGGGACGTATTTGTGCCCATTATTCCGGCCATCGTCGCCAGCGGCCTTCTCATGGGATTGCTGGAAGGACTCAGTAAAATATTTCCGGCAATGGCGCAGTCAGGCACTTATACCATTATCCATCTGTTCAGCAACGCAGCTTTTGTATTTCTGCCCATTTTGATTGGAATAAGTGCGGCCAAGACCTTTGGCGGGAACATCTATCTGGGGGCTGTGATTGGTATGATCATGATTCATACGGATCTTTTAAACGCCTGGTCGGTGGCTTCTGCTGAAACAATCCCTACGGCTGCAGCTTGGTTTGGGCTTTATGATATCCGTTTGGTGGGATATCAAGGACATGTGATTCCGGTCGTGATCGCCGTATGGTTTATGAGCAAGCTTGAAAAAAAGCTTCATAAGATCATACCGGAAATTATCGACCTTTTTGTGACGCCTTTGGTTACGGTCCTGGTGACCGGGTACGTCACGCTCACCATATTTGGGCCGGTGTTTTCCTGGATTGAAACGGGAGTCTTAAACGGTGTGCAGTATCTGATCACGCTTCCTTTCGGCATTGGGTCGGCTTTGGCCGGCGCCATCTACGCGCCGACGGTAGTGGCTGGCGTCCACCATATGTATAATGCTTTGGAAGCCGGGCTCCTGAGCGCCAACAATCTAAATACCTGGATGCCTATCGCCACGGCGGCCAATGTGGCGCAGGGCGCGGCAGCCCTTGCTCTGGCGGTGAAGACAAAAAATAAAAAATTAAAATCGACGGCGTTTCCGTCTTCCTTATCTGCATTTATGGGAATCACAGAGCCGGCTATCTTCGGAATCAACCTGCGCTATACGAAATGCTTCGCGGCAGGCTGCATCGGGGGATTCTGCGGAGCGCTGGTGGCGGGGATTACCGGAATCGGCGCGTCGGCTTACGGAATCACTGGTATATTCGGCTATTTGATCACCACCGAATATGCGATTCCTTATACTCTTGTCATGGCGGTTTCCTTTGCGGTGGCTTTCGGAATCTCCTGGTTGTTATATAAGGAACCGAAACCGGAAACGGCGCGGGAAAGTAAAACGATGGAAGCAGGAAAAGCCGCGGATGAAATTTCAGAGGCTCCGGATGGGGCGGTACAGAAAATGGTCGGTAAAGAGGCCGGACCGGCAAAGGAAATTGTATACAGCCCTTTGTCGGGAAAGGTGATACCCATGAGGGAAGTGCCGGATGAGACATTTGCAGCGGAGGTCCTCGGGAAAGGCTTTGCCGTTCATCCAGAGGAAGGTACGGTGACTGCGCCCTTTGACGGAACGGTTGAAACCGTTTATGAAACCGGTCATGCGATCGGACTGACCGGAAAAGGAGGCGCAGAGCTTTTGATCCATGTGGGAATCAACACTGTTGAACTGAACGGAACGTATTTTGAGGTCCATGTGTCTGAGGGGGACGAAGTGAAGACCGGACAGGTTCTTCTGACCTTTGATTTGGAGAAAATCCGGAAAGCAGGATACGATCTGACTACTCCGGTCATTGTGACGAATACAGACGATTATCAGACGGTGGCGCCGAATCTGTCCGTGACTGGGAAACGGTCGGAGCCGGTTCTGGAGCTGGAACGAATATGA
- a CDS encoding LacI family DNA-binding transcriptional regulator, translated as MNINEIAKLAGVSRATVSRYLNDGYVSGEKRERIREVIERTGYKPSAQAQMLRTKRTKLIGVIIPKINSDAVGRMVAGIGEALNRHGFMMILANTSNDIREELKYLSLFKDNQVDGVIFIGTVFTKKHKELLKEYKVPVVILGQRLPGFSCVYQDDYRAAKELMDKMLPSASQVGYLGVTQKDEAAGHSRKKGFEEALKKCQCSCPPEWHREVAFSMEAAYEQAKDLFQEAPDIDTVFCATDTIAAGAITLLREKGKRIPEDVQLAGFGDTAMGKVLTPKLTTVHFYYKRSGIEAADMLIEHLTSGETVCREVKMGFEIVEEGSVRTR; from the coding sequence TATCAATGAAATTGCAAAGCTGGCAGGCGTTTCCAGGGCGACGGTTTCCAGATACCTGAACGACGGCTATGTCAGCGGAGAGAAAAGAGAACGAATACGTGAAGTTATAGAACGGACAGGATATAAGCCTTCCGCCCAAGCCCAGATGCTCAGGACGAAGCGGACGAAGCTCATCGGCGTGATTATCCCAAAGATAAATTCTGACGCAGTGGGCAGGATGGTGGCGGGAATCGGAGAAGCGCTGAACCGTCATGGTTTTATGATGATTCTGGCGAATACCAGCAATGATATCCGGGAAGAATTAAAATATCTATCATTGTTCAAAGACAATCAAGTGGACGGCGTTATCTTTATAGGAACCGTCTTCACGAAGAAGCATAAAGAGCTTTTAAAGGAGTACAAGGTTCCGGTTGTCATACTGGGACAAAGGTTGCCGGGATTTTCCTGCGTGTATCAGGATGATTACCGGGCGGCGAAGGAGCTCATGGATAAAATGCTTCCTTCAGCTTCGCAGGTCGGATATCTGGGCGTCACACAGAAAGATGAGGCTGCCGGACACAGCCGGAAAAAGGGGTTTGAAGAGGCGCTTAAAAAATGTCAGTGCAGCTGCCCTCCGGAATGGCACAGAGAAGTGGCTTTCAGTATGGAAGCAGCTTATGAGCAGGCAAAAGACTTGTTTCAGGAGGCGCCGGATATTGACACAGTCTTTTGTGCTACGGATACCATTGCGGCCGGAGCTATCACCCTTTTGAGGGAGAAAGGGAAACGGATTCCGGAGGATGTACAGCTGGCAGGCTTTGGCGATACGGCCATGGGAAAAGTGCTGACTCCAAAGCTCACAACCGTACACTTTTATTATAAAAGAAGCGGGATAGAAGCAGCGGATATGCTGATTGAGCATCTGACGTCCGGCGAGACTGTCTGCCGTGAAGTCAAAATGGGCTTTGAGATCGTGGAAGAGGGGTCGGTCCGCACCAGATGA